The stretch of DNA GCGCTATCACCTTGGCTACAGCAGCGATTGGAAAACCGCCTCGGGCGATAACATTCACATTTCATTGTGCTTTAACCCCAGTCACCTGGAATTCGTCAACACGGTCGCGCAAGGGCGAACTCGTTGCAAACAGGATCGCCACGGTGACGTGGACCGCCGTGAAGTGATGACCATCTTGATTCACGGCGACGCGGCGTTTGCTGGCGAAGGCGTTGTCCAAGAAACGCTTAACTTGAGCGAGTTGGCTGGCTACCGAACCGGTGGCACACTGCACATCGTCATCAACAACCAAGTCGGGTTCACGACTGAACCTTCCGAAGGACGCAGCACCACCTATGCGACCGACATCGCCAAGATGCTGCAGATTCCCATTTTTCACGTCAATGGCGAAGACCCTGAAGCGGTCGCTCAAGTGGTATCGTTGGCGATGGACTTTCGCAAAGAATTCCACCGCGACGTCGTGATCGATCTCTACGCGTTCCGACGCTGGGGACACAACGAAGGCGACGAACCTCGATTCACTCAGCCTCGCATGTACGCCGAGATCGACCGACGCGATAGCGTTCGCCAGCAGTATCTCAACCAACTGCTGAAGCTGGGCAAGATCACAGCCGAAGAAGCCGAAGAGATTCAGCGCGAACGAACCGAGAAACTCGAATCCGAATTTGAGGCCACAAAGCACGTCAAGTTCGTTCCCGATACACAAACGTTGGCTGCCAACTGGTCACAGTACTTCGGCGGTCTTGAACCGTCCGAAGAAACCGACACCACCGTCGATGTCAAAGTTCTCGGTGGCCTGCTGGATTCTCTCACGCGATTGCCAGCCGGGTTTGCTGCCAACAAGAAGCTCAAGCGACCGATGGCTCATCGTCGTGATATGGCCGAAGGAAAAACTTCGCTCGATTGGGCCAGCGCCGAAGCGGCTGCGTTTGCGTCCTTGTTGACTGCGGGTCATCCTATCCGCATGACGGGGCAGGATTGCGAGCGAGGCACGTTTAGCCAACGCCACGCGGTTTTGCACGATACAAAAACCGGCGAGAAGTACACTCCGCTGAAGAACTTGTCACCCGATCAAGCTCCCCTTGAACTCTACAACAGCCCCCTTTCCGAAGCCGGTGTGTTGGGATTTGAGTACGGCTATTCGCTTGACAATCCTGACGGACTCACGCTTTGGGAGGCACAGTTCGGCGACTTCTGGAATTGTGCCCAAGTGATTGTGGACCAGTTCATTGCGAGCGCCGAAGACAAGTGGAATCGTTTGAGCGGCCTAGTCATGTTATTGCCGCACGGTTTTGAAGGCCAAGGTCCCGAACATTGCAGTGCTCGCGTGGAACGCTTTTTGGCAATGTCGGCCGAGCACAACATCCAAGTGGTCCAGCCAACTACGCCGGCGCAGTACTTTCACCTGTTGCGGCGGCAAGTGCTTCGCAAATGGCGAAAGCCGCTGGTCGTGCTCACACCCAAGAGCCTGCTGCGACACCCCAAGTGCATCAGTCCATTGCATATCCTTGCCGGCGGAAGCTTCAAGAAGATCTTGCCGGATCGAAAGGTCAAACTAGCGGACGCGAAGCGATTGATCATGTGCACGGGCAAGGTGTATTACGACCTGCTCGCCGCTCGGACCGAAAAGGAAATCAAAGATATCGCGATCATGCGAATCGAACAGCTCTACCCGCTGACCACCGACGAGGTCATGTCGACGCTGAAGGATTTGCCCGAAGGCAGTGAGTTGGTGTGGGTTCAAGAAGAGCCAACCAACATGGGCGCGTGGCCCTACCTGAAACTTAACTTCTATGACGAGTGGGCCAAGCGTTTCAAAGTCCACCGAGTCAGTCGTGTAGAATCGGCCAGCCCGAGTACTGGTTCGCTTGCCGCACATAAGCTCGAGCAAGCTGACCTGATCGCAGAAGCTTTAGGTGACCTGGGCTAACCGCTAATCCGCTAGCCGATACGAGAGTGGAACTGCAAAAAGTGCATTTGCAAACAGTGCACCTGCAGAAGTGCGCCTCCAAAAGTCCACCGCCAAGGAACCATCAAACTTAGAAAGCACCAAACTGTCGCCCCAGTGCGTTGGGCACGCGGGCGACAAGCTTCCTAAGTCCCTTCTCGTAACCGGTCGAAGTACTGCTGAGCATGTTCTCGCTCGTCTCGCGGAAGTGACTGGTTTTCGGTTGGGTCACTTTCTTCGGATAGCTGACTTTGTATAGCGGCTTTGATGTCTTCACGCGTCACACCCTTGCGGTTGGGGCCATCGGCAAAGCCAGCAATGATTGCTTTGCCTTTCTTCACATCGCCTCGCACTTGCGTTTCGTAGGTATTGGTGTCGTTTTCGGATTCGGGCCGATCACCTTTCCCCGAGCCGTTACCCAGACCATTGCCTTCGCCAGCTCCCTGACCGCTGCCCATTCCATTGCCTTGACACTGCTTGCAGCCACCACCCTGGCAACCTTGGCATTGCATTTGGTTCTTGGACTGAGACAGTTGGTCCATAGCGGATTCGAGGTCTTCAAGCTCAGACATTTCTTGAGACATTTCACCGAGTTGATCGGCCATTTGCTGCATCGCATCGGCCGCATCCTGCGAATTCCCATTCTTCATCGCATCAGCAGCCTGCTGCATTGACTGAGCCATCTGCCCCATCTTTTGCGCTTGAGCGTCTTGCTGCTGCATCTGATTGAGCTGTTGCTGCATCTTCGATGCGTCTGCCCCACGCCCTTCTTTTTTCGCTTGCTCGATCTTCTCTTTAAGCTCTTGCTTTTCCTGCTCGTGTTTTTTAGCTGCCTTCTTGAGCTGGTCCGCCATCTTCTGAACTTGCTTTTGAAGTTCCTTTTTTTCCTCGTTGCTCAATTTGCCATCGTTCATTTTCTTGGCAAGCTCTTTAACGATATCCTCGGCCTTTCCGAACTCTCCTTTTTGAATCGCTTTGGCAACTTTTGCGCCTTCGCCCGATTCAAGCCCATCCATTTGCGCCAGCGCCTTGCGCACCCCTTCGGACGATCCGAGTTCTTTACGACGTTCTTCGAGCTGTTTCTTCAGGTCATTCATCGCAATCATGGTGTCTTTGCGATTGAGACTTTTCTTATTGGTGAGTTTGTCGAGATCCGATTCCATCTTCTCGTACATCTCTTTGGCCTCTCGCAGCCCTTCCGCATCCGCCTTGCGTTTTTGTTGTTCGATTCGCTTCTTGAGTTGTTTGGCAACCGTTTGAACTTGTTTCATCAACGCCGGATCGGATTGCTCAGTCGAGTTTGCAACCGTGGTGCTGACCGGTTCAACCAACAGCAAAACGAGAGCCAAGATCGGAACGATCGATAGGGGAAGCCAACCGAGCTTGCTCGGTTTAAGAGAGAACTTGTCAGCAATCGAAAGCTGACTGGCCCGGCGACCCGCATCGGCTTGAAGCGCCAGCCCAAATTCCGATTCTCGATCGGATTCGTGAAGCGAGATCGAACTGCTAAGCCGTTCCCGCAGCCCAAAACGGTGGTCCACTTCGGCAGCCACCTTTGCCGTGGTTGGTGCTTTAACAACGGTGTGTATCAAGGCGGCCAGAACAGCGACAACGACGGTCCCAATCACCCAACCTTTGGACCAGACGGAAAAATCAATTCCCAGGGCATAAAATGCGGGCACGGCAATTGCAATCGTCGCAATCAGAAGGGCCGCAAACAACGTGACCGAAAGGGTGCGTCCAAATTGAGCCAACATCAAACGACGTCGTGCGGATTGGACTTTGGATTCGATTTCGCTCATGGCTATGGCTTAACCCTTCGTATTGACGAACTTTCTCAAAGATACCCGCCCCACGTGATCGCTCGGGGCGGCCGAATCGTCGATTTCGACCTACAATCAGTATAGAGGCCATCAACTCATTGCGATGAGCCCATTTTTGATCGAATTTCCCTTTTGAATCACATCTCGATGCCAACCCTTCCGGATCCCGACGACCTGAAAGACTCCAACGTCGTGATCTACGATGGCCAGTGCAATTTTTGTCGTGGGCAAGTCAATAACCTTCGACGTCTGGACATTGGCGGTAAACGGTTATCATTCATCTCGCTGCATGACCCACGGGTGAAAGAACGATACCCGGATCTGAGTCACGACGACCTGATGGCACAAATGTATGTCATCGATCGAGACCAAAACCGGTATGGCGGCAGCGATGCCGTACGTTTTCTATCACGCCAACTTCCGCTGCTGTGGCCCGTGATGCCGATTCTTCACATCCCCGGGACAGCGGGGCTGTGGCGATGGGGCTACCACCAAATCGCAAAGCGTCGCTACAAACTTGCCGGCAAGAATTGCGAAGACGGTGTCTGCAAGATCTAGCCCGATTGTCGCCACCGAATAGATGGGCGTTTAGATCAGATCGCGTTTTTAGAGTGCGATGTGAATTTCACAACGCATAAATTGCCGAACGTTCGAATGCGATTGGTTCTAAGCGAACCACTGGACCGCATTTTGGAACATCGCTAGTCCGTCACCGTGCTCGGGTTGTTCCTTGCGACGAGTCCAAAAGGGGTGATGAGTCGCTTCGATGTGACGCTCTGGGTGCGGCATCAATCCAAACACGCGACCGCTGGCATCGCAAACCCCAGCCACGTTGGCATCAGCACCGTTGGGATTGATGGGAAATGGCAACACCTCGTCGCTTACACCAGCATCGGACTCGTCCGTGTATCGAACGGCCAATCGTCCGGCGTCTCGCAATCGTGATAACGCGGATTCGTCTCGGGCAACAAACTTGCCCTCCGCGTGCGCCATGGGAAGGTACATCTTTTCAATGCCTTGCGTGAACACACAAGGCGACTTTGCATCGACCGCCAAGTGAACCCAGCGATCCTCGAAACGTCCATGATTGTTCCAAGTCAACGTCGCTGGTGGTTGATCATCCTCGCTAACGCCTTCGGTCAGAACGCCCAACCGCATCATCACTTGCATGCCGTTACAGATCCCCAGCACTAACCGGTCGCCGTTGCCGTGAACAAACGAGTCCACCATCCCGGCCAAATGCTCACGAAGCCGGGTAGCAAGAATTCGGCCCGCTGCGATGTCATCGCCGTAGCTGAACCCGCCCGGAAAGCAAAGGATTTGGTAGCGGTCTTTAAGAGCCGGATTCTCGATCAGCCGGTTGACGTGAACCCGCTCTGCGATCGCGCCAGCTTTTTCAAACGCGAATGCCGTTTCTTCGTCACAATTCGTGCCCGGAGCACGCAAAACAAGGACTCGGGGAGCAACACTTTGGGTGGACATGGACTCGTTTTGGTGAGCAATCGCGAGGAATAAGAGGCTTGATCAACGCCGCAAGCCGGATGATAGCCTGCCTCGAACTCATTGCGTAGGCGTGCCCCAAATCGGGTCACATGACGCGTCACCATCACGCAAGGCATAGATTCGGCAATGAGTAGCCCCAGGAGGATCCGCCCGTTTTTTGCATTCTCAACCTCAAACGCTTATTTTGGCGTCATGAGCGAACCCAATTCCCCGGTCTTCATGGCGTCGAGTGAAGATCCAGCGATGCAGCAGGCAATCAAGCGAGCCCGGCAAACATTTCGGTTTTTCTGGCGAGAACTTTCGTGGGAATACCGTCGGATCGTTCCCGGGCTCGATATCGCAGCGGTGAAGATTGCCTTTGAAGATCCTCCCGGGACACCCAAGCAAGACCCCGATCAACCGGCGGTCGAAGAAATGTGGGTGAGTGATATCCAGTTCGATGGGCAACAGGTCTCAGGGACGCTCATCAACAATCCAAACTGGCTGACTTCGGTGAGCGAGGGCGACGATGTCATCGCGAACCCAATGCAGGTCAACGATTGGATGTACGCGATCAACCAAAAGGTCTGCGGAGCATTCACGGTCAATGTGATCCGAGCAGCGATGAGTAAGTCGGAACGCCGAGCTCATGACAACGCCTGGGGACTCGACTTCGGTCATCCTGAATCCATCGTTGTCGTTCCGCCCGATTACATCGGTCAACCTGCTCCCAAGAAAAGCTTCTTGGGCGGATCCAAACCCGTGGTACAAGACCTTGCCGAGGTGGCGAAACGCGAGCACCCCATGGCAATCAACATGTTGCCGTCTCTAGAAGAGCAGCTCACGGAAGATCCATCAATTGTCCATCAAACCGACGAACGAGGTTTTACATTTCTGCATCAGCTAACCCTAGCCGGTAGTGCCGCCAGCGTTGCGGCGCTACTGACGCATGACGCTGACCCCAATGCGGTTGCGTCCAATGGCATGACACCTCTGCGACTCGCCAAGTCGCTCGGCTGGAAGGACGTTGCCGAGGTGCTCGTTCATGCTGGCGCTCAATAAAGCAATGCCGACCTAGATATCTGTTTCCGTGAATACCTCGGTCATGTTAATTGCGGTCCGCAACAGACCGAATCCTCGGTCTGCAACATACGGGCCATTACGATCAACGCCCCGTCTCGACTTTGATCTGCAATCGACCGTGCTGATGGTCCCACCCTACGACCGTACCACGACCTCGCCAGATTTGTCGCCCGATCTGCTCGAACTCTTCGCCCATGTCATGCGGCACATACAAGACCATTGGCAATTCAGGGTGCTCGGCCCGAGCCCAAACGGCATGACCATTTTCGTAAACGTGCGGATCCTCGGAACCGCTGTAGAGCACGCGTCGCTCGACAATCGCTTCAACATCGAATGTCATCCCCTGCACCACATCGACCAATAGATCTCGTTGATCATCTTCATCGCGAACATCCCACAAGTGCTGGACCGTTTCTTGGAATGTAACACCTGGCGATGATGAATCCGCTTCGCCGGTCGCCGAAGCCATTGCGGGCGAAGTCGCGTTAGAAGAAGCCCCGTAAGAAGAGGCTCCGATGACTTGGTTCCCGCTAGGCAACACTTCCAGCTTGTACTTTTTGCTCCAATCAGGGCACCTTGGAATATCAATACGGACCTTCGCCTCCCAGATTATTTCATTGCTGGAAAGCTTAATTGAATACGGAGCGTCGCTTGGAATTTCGAACGCAATGGGATAGCGATGCTCGACATCCGGCCGAAGCGTCTTGGCGGGCTCTAATTCCAAGAGGCGGCTAAAGAACAGGTGAGTATGCGTGGTCGCATTGCTCCCGCTACCGCTCACGCAACGCTCACGTGCTTCGATCTCACACTTTACACCGTTAATGTTCACCGGACGCCGCGGACAAACCACCAACTCACCTCGCAGTACATCGCCCGGGTGCAAACTGCACTCTTCGATCTCACAAGTCACTTTCCCGAGCTTGTACTTTGGCAATGCATATCGAACGATCATCACGATACCACCGATTAGCAACGGAGCGAAAAACAAGGCTCCAAACCAACCCGAACGAATGAGTGCTCCACCGATAGGAATCAGGATCGACGCAAACACCAAAGCGATGATCGCACCCACGAATCCACTGACGGCTACCTCGCCCGATTTGCCAGCCGACGCGATTTCGGGACCACCGGTTGGTTTCATTAAGAATGGTGCCGAAGCTTTGGGATCAAACGCCCAGGGAATTTTAGCGCGGGCATCAACGTAGTGGTCGATGTTTAAATAGTGCCCGTGATAACTGGGGGGCCAATCTGCAACCGTCAGCTCAAAGGGATACTCAAGCTGATCGCCCGCTTGCCAATCACCGGTAAAAACAATCGTCGATTGAGCATCCTTGGTGGCAACATTGCCTCGACCATGAGTACGCCAAACTGTTTTGACTTCCAGTCCGTTGCACGTCACATCGCTATCGACCGAAACTCGCACCACGCCGCGAATGGTTTCACCGCCTCCGTAAATCCGATCGGGATTGTCAATCTCAACACTTAAATCACACTTGGCCACCGACTGATCCTCTAGGTTGCTTGGGTCTTTTCTTTAGGTTGTGGATGCGTTGCACCAAAGTTGGCGATCTTCCGTTGCCACGTTTCATAGAGATACCCTTCGATCGCTCGAATGTCCGTCCCAAACCGACGTGACAATTGTTCTGCGTCCGCTTCGCTAATGAACGGGATGTCGCCCTCGCCGAACCGCGCGTCTTCGATACGTCGATTGAGCACTCGCCGAATGAGCGAGGGAGTATTTTGTTCGCCAATGGCGTATGTCACAACGTTGTAACCGTGCTTGCGCAACCGACGAGAAAGGTCTTTGTGCGTCCCTAGAATTAACGGGACCCCACTATTGAACACGCATTTCATTGCAGCTCGATTAAGACGCTGGGCTTCATCAATGATTAACGGAGCAGCAACGGGCAGTGCTGGCACGGGTGCGTCTTCGGCCAGGTAAACGTAAACGGATTCAGGCAAACGCGATTGAAGCGAGATCAAACGCGTGGACTTGCCTCGACCACAATCCCCGATGAACTGCACCGCGTGCCGTTGACGGGTGAAGCTTTCCAGCGATTCCCATTCGTCCAACACTGCCAGCGAAGCTCGTTGTCCTCGAGTCAATTCGCCAAACGGATTGCGAACGAGATTCCAACGAGCCCAAGGATGCCTTTGAGACAACAAAACCAATTCATCGGCAGGGCCACCCAAACAAATCATCGGCAGTGTGCGTTCCTTGGCAGTGTTGAAGCGGAATAATCGAGCTATCATGGACGGCTTCTCTTCGTTTCCCAAGATACCGTCCATGATGCGTTCTCGCAGCCAAGTGTACCGATACATCCCGCCTTTGATGATGGTGGCTATCGGAACGACGTTGCTTTGCCGAGGCTTCGAACTTAGAAACATTCACGACTGGGTTGACTCATTCGGCGCTACCGCTCCGATCGTATTCGTAGCGGTCGGCGTGATACTGATGTCCCTTTTTGTCCCCAAAACCGTGATGTCGATCACCGCTGGTGCGATGTTCGGAACAGGATGGGGCAGCGGCTTGATGCTGGTCACCGCCCTGCTCGCTGCGGCATTGAATTACATGATTGGTCGGTTGTGGGTTTCGGGCTCCAGCGCTACCGACGAAAACCAAAGCAAATCGGTCCCGGCCGGAGACATCATTTCGACAATGCGTCAAATGGCGGCTGATGCAAATTTTGCCGGGCACCTGCTACTTCGACTCTCGCCGGTACCCACAATGATCATCAGCTACACGATGGGAGCATGCCACGCCAAAATAGTGCCCTATATCGTCGCGGCCGCTGTAGCAATGATCCCGCAAATTTTGTGGGTCCACAGCGGAACGGCCTCGCACCTGATCGGCGATGCCGATGCATCACCTGAAAAATGGACAAGCATCGCCCTCGCCGTCGTAGGTGGACTGCTAGTCAGCGTCTTAATTCCGCGAGAAGTGTTGCGTCGGTTGCGAGACTCGCGAACGATCGAAGGAGCAGCTACCTAATGACCAGCGATTCGCAAACGTCCTCCGAAACTGACAATCAACTCAATCCAGTCAATCAATCTAGATCCGACGGTAAACTCAGTCACCAACGCCCCATGACGCATCGTGTTTACGACTCAGCAATCGATGCCTGGGTCGCGGCGCTACTGATCATTTCACCATTGAGCTCCGTCATCATTGGCGTCTACTTGTTCCTTCAAGGTCAATCCGACGACGCATCAATCATGTTTGCCGCCGGTGCCTTCACCACGATGGTAATCGTCGCCTGTACCCTGCCCTGCCGCTACACACTGCTCGAAGACGCAATCTCAATCCGCTGCGGAATTATCCTGTTCTATCAGGTTGCCTACACCGACATTGAATCGGCAGACCTATCATCATCGTGGCTCAGCGGTCCCGCCCTTTCGTTGAAACGAATCGCCATCAAGACCAAACGACGAACCATCATCGTGTCGCCCAAAGACCGCGAACAGTTTCTGTCTGAACTGAACGAGCGAATCGCGAATGCTGGGCTCGATAAGCTGAGTTAGTCGTCGACGTTAGCCTGGCATCGCCAATTTTTCCCATTGGGACAACTCAATCGCGTTGCTTATGTGAGCGAGTCTTCTCTAACTTCTTCGACTGCTTCAGGGCCAACTCGCTCGAACACGTACTCGTTGCATCCCCATCCATTTCCCACCGTGGTCAGGCGGTCAAGAGTGAACCCTCGTTTTCGCAATGGCATGACGATGTCTTCTGGTTTGGCGACTTCGAAAGGGAGGCCACCGATCCAATCGACCCAGTCGTACCACACGGTCATGCCTCGATCGTTCTTCTTCGCTCGCCAATCGGCAAACGGTAGCGGGTTGCCAAACCTAGCGAGTCGCGCGAATGCAAACTTTGATTCGTAGACGCTGGCAACAGCCACTACCCATACAGGCCGCAGAAAGCTTGGAAAACGATGATAGAGTTTCTTGATCGCAAGCCACCTTCGACTGGCGCCGCCTTGGTCGTTGTAGATCGCAATGAAAAACTGGCCCCCCGGACAAACTCGTCGGCTTGCCAACTCAATCGCTCGGTTCATGTCGCCGGTGTGATGCAGGACGCCCCAGGAATAGACGACATCGAACTCACCGAGAGCCAGCATGAACGATTCATCCAGTACCGAACCCTGGTGAATGGTCCAACGACCTTGAACGTCGTCCCCGAATCTATCCCGAAGTGTTTGAGTGCATCCAACGCACTCCTGGTCGTAGTCGATTGAAACGACCTCAGCTCCGAGTCGATGAGCGGCCAACGAAAACAAACCACTACCGCAACCAATGTCCAAGAACCGTTCTCCGCCGAGCGAATCACGACCAAGTTTTTGCCTCAGCGATTCTTGGGCTTCCTCGATTCGAGTTTCATCAACGGTTTCTAAGAAGGCCCGCCAATTCTTGCCAAACTCAAATCGCTCCTCAGACTTCATTGGAAACTTGCTCAATTATCTCGTATAAATGTGGCTGAACGATTTTCATCCTCGCACCAACATACACCATGAGTGATACAACCAACCGACGTCGTTTCTTGAAAGTTGCCGCCGCGACTACGGTTGCAGCTCCGGCTATTTTCACTTCGAAGCGAACCATGGCCCAGGATGTGATTGGCGAAGGTGATCACAAGTTTCATTGCGAACACTTTTTCCCAAGATTGCCCGATCAGTTCCACTGGCAAATCACTCACAACGTTGCGATTGATCCCGACAACAATCTGTATGTGATTCACGAGGGCAATAAGAAACTTACTGACCATCCTTCGATATTTGTTTTCGATTCCGAAGGAACTTTTATCCGCGCCTTTGGGCAACAATTCCAAGGTGGTGGACACGGAATTGAAATTCGCGTCGAAGACGGTACGCCTTACCTATATGTAGCCGCTTACCAACAGGTCAAATCCATTGCGAAGCTTACTCTTGATGGCGAATTGGTATGGCAGGAATACGCTCCGATGAAAAGCGGGCTTTACGCCGCCGGTGAAGCGAGCGATCCCGATCAAGTTTGGGGACGCGATCGCTTCATGCCAACCAATTTTGCCTTCCTACCCAATGGAGATTTCTTGCTCGCCGATGGCTACGGTGCGTGGGCAATCCATCGATACACTCGCGATGGTAAGTGGCTTTCCCATTTCGGTGGGGCTGGTGATGGCAAAGGCAAGTTCGCGTTGCCTCACGGAATTTGGCTTGATGATCGAATTGATGGTGCGGCGGAAATCGTTGTTGCGGATCGCGCCCACAATACTTTGCAAACATTTGCACTAGATGGCACCTACAAGAAAACCGTCACCGGCTTTGGCTTGCCGGCCAACATCGATGTTTTTGAAGATCTGATGCTAGTCCCCGAACTCGTCGCTCAGGTTTCGATTTTGGACCAAAATCACAACACGATTGCGAAGCTTGGTTCGGATCAAGACCGTATTTTGGCAGACAAAGAACAAGCGGGTGACTTCACGATTCGCAAGGACGAGAGCCGTTGGGAACAAGGAAAGTTCGTTCATCCACACGATGGCTGCTTTGACAAGGAAGGCAACATCTACATCGCTGAATGGGTAGCAACCGGTCGGGTAACCAAGTTGACGCGAGCTTAGCTATGGGAAGTCGGTGCACTCTGCGGTAAACGCAGCCCTGTTCAGGTCTTTCCCAAACGATCTGCGACGGACGGTCACTTACGTCCAAACGCCAGCACCAACAAACCGGCAAACGTTAGCGTTACGCCACTTACCAGCGCAGCAGTAATCGGTTCAGCGAATAAGATCACACCCGCCAAGGCAGCCATCGCCACTTGTGATGCATTGATAAGATTCACTGCAACGACAGGTAACGCTTTGAGCGACAACGACATTGCGATAAATGCAGAGAAGTTCAGCAGACCAGCGGCCGACATCACGACCCACTGCTCGGTCGCAATCGCGTTAAAGTCACTTAATTCAATTCGCGTTAAGACGAACGTCCACAACGAAAGCACCCCCACAGCGCCGCTTAAAAACATTGTCAATGAAGCTGACACTCCGCTATGCATGGTTTGACGCATGACGACACCGAATAGCGAATAGGCCGCCCCCGAAGCAGCCGCGCAAAGAGCGCCCACCCAAATTGGCAAAGTGCTGGACGATGCTAAAGGTCTTTCACCTGCGCTAGGTAGGGAAAGAATGACAATTGCGGAAATCAGGATCACAATAGCGATGACTTTGTTGATCCGAACCGGTTCGCCCAAGACAATTCGCCCCAAGATCGCGCCACCAATGATCAATACTCCGAGCGTTATTGGCACCGAGATCGCCAAACCGATAACTTCAAGCGCCACTTGGAACGCCGCATTGCCAACAAATTGACCAACCAGTGCAACGATAAGAAAACGAACAATCATGCGACTACTCGTCATCAACTTCTTACCTCGTGCCACCAGCCACACCAGAAATGGACCGAGAAAGAGCACCGTCGGAACAGCTTTGACCGCTGCTACCAAGAATGGATCGACGCCGACGCTTTGCCGCAAAGCAACATTCGCTGCCGTATAGAGGATTGCCGCAAGTCCACCACAAATGACGCCAAACACAACACTGCCATGGTGATTGTGTGGCTCGATCGAAGTGACGTCTCGCGTTTTCCGATTCAGCGAGTTACTCCGGAAGTGTATCGTGCAAGAAGTCGTCGGATGAATCGTCTGGTTCGTCGGTGTCGATCGTTTCCAATAGCAAGTCGTCCGACTTCGGCAACGATTGGGTACTGACGGGTGGTCGATGGTCATAATCATCGATCCAGGTCGATTTTGTAATATCACTTCCGGTGGGTTGTGACACGATCACCGTAATATTGTCTTCGCCACCTGCTTCATTCGCGAGCTGAATTAGCTTTTCGCAAAGGTCCGCAGACTCGGGATTGGAATCGCTTCCCACTACCTGGGCAAGTTGCTCGGCGGTGAAATAGCGATGAAGCCCGTCACTGCAAAGAACGATACGGTCGTTGTTCTTCAGATCCACTTGCCGAACCTCTGCCGTAATTTCGCCCCCATCAGACCGTCCACCTAGCACGTTCCAAAGCACATTGCTCCACTTACTTCCCGCTTCATCCTCGGGCTTCAGCCCTCCGGCCTCGACCATTTGCCTGGCGAGAGTGTGATCAGTGGTCAATTGCTGAGCCATGCCGTCACGTACCAAGTAACATCGCGAATCGCCCGCATGAACGACGTATAGCTTCGGCCAAACAACGTACGCCATGGTCAACGTCGTCCCCATGCCACGTTGGTCGACATTCTGAGCCGATTCAAGCAGGATCCTAGAGTGCGCATTTCGAAGCAAACTTTCCAAGTTCCCCATGAACTCGTCTTCTCGGTCAACATCACCGTGGAAATGCCAGTGAATGCTACCAAGCAAGTTCGTCACCAATTGATCGATCGCGATTCGACTCGCGTGTTCTCCCGCGGCATGCCCGCCCATGCCATCGGCAACCAACAAGACCTCGCCTTGGACTTGGCCAAATAGCCGGTCTTCTAACAACAACGACGTGGCAGTCACCCGCATCGACTTGTTGAGTTGAGCGATCAAGAACTGGTCTTGATTGTTCTCACGAACGCGACCCTGATGAGTCATCCCGCAGGAATGTGAC from Rubripirellula amarantea encodes:
- a CDS encoding 2-oxoglutarate dehydrogenase E1 component is translated as MNSYSLDYIDDLYVQYVRDPSSVSATWRTYFEQFLLVNGISATAEQAKSQVSAGTVQRSANGSTAPSKGSVVANQVATSQGTINSEQAIWLSRIQDRVNNLVREYRVRGHLTANLDPLGFPRPDSPNLSPEVHGLSKDDMNRPFDASFLEDVMGETLDAILTRLRNTYCRSIGAQFMHIDRRTIRDWLQRRMETTENRLELSHDVQRRIYVRLADASIFEEFVRRKFVGAKTFSLEGAESLIPMLDLALEKAGQHNVKEVVMGMAHRGRLNVMANILKKRALNIFWSFDDPTPEMNRGGGDVRYHLGYSSDWKTASGDNIHISLCFNPSHLEFVNTVAQGRTRCKQDRHGDVDRREVMTILIHGDAAFAGEGVVQETLNLSELAGYRTGGTLHIVINNQVGFTTEPSEGRSTTYATDIAKMLQIPIFHVNGEDPEAVAQVVSLAMDFRKEFHRDVVIDLYAFRRWGHNEGDEPRFTQPRMYAEIDRRDSVRQQYLNQLLKLGKITAEEAEEIQRERTEKLESEFEATKHVKFVPDTQTLAANWSQYFGGLEPSEETDTTVDVKVLGGLLDSLTRLPAGFAANKKLKRPMAHRRDMAEGKTSLDWASAEAAAFASLLTAGHPIRMTGQDCERGTFSQRHAVLHDTKTGEKYTPLKNLSPDQAPLELYNSPLSEAGVLGFEYGYSLDNPDGLTLWEAQFGDFWNCAQVIVDQFIASAEDKWNRLSGLVMLLPHGFEGQGPEHCSARVERFLAMSAEHNIQVVQPTTPAQYFHLLRRQVLRKWRKPLVVLTPKSLLRHPKCISPLHILAGGSFKKILPDRKVKLADAKRLIMCTGKVYYDLLAARTEKEIKDIAIMRIEQLYPLTTDEVMSTLKDLPEGSELVWVQEEPTNMGAWPYLKLNFYDEWAKRFKVHRVSRVESASPSTGSLAAHKLEQADLIAEALGDLG
- a CDS encoding ABC transporter permease family protein; this translates as MSEIESKVQSARRRLMLAQFGRTLSVTLFAALLIATIAIAVPAFYALGIDFSVWSKGWVIGTVVVAVLAALIHTVVKAPTTAKVAAEVDHRFGLRERLSSSISLHESDRESEFGLALQADAGRRASQLSIADKFSLKPSKLGWLPLSIVPILALVLLLVEPVSTTVANSTEQSDPALMKQVQTVAKQLKKRIEQQKRKADAEGLREAKEMYEKMESDLDKLTNKKSLNRKDTMIAMNDLKKQLEERRKELGSSEGVRKALAQMDGLESGEGAKVAKAIQKGEFGKAEDIVKELAKKMNDGKLSNEEKKELQKQVQKMADQLKKAAKKHEQEKQELKEKIEQAKKEGRGADASKMQQQLNQMQQQDAQAQKMGQMAQSMQQAADAMKNGNSQDAADAMQQMADQLGEMSQEMSELEDLESAMDQLSQSKNQMQCQGCQGGGCKQCQGNGMGSGQGAGEGNGLGNGSGKGDRPESENDTNTYETQVRGDVKKGKAIIAGFADGPNRKGVTREDIKAAIQSQLSEESDPTENQSLPRDEREHAQQYFDRLREGT
- a CDS encoding thiol-disulfide oxidoreductase DCC family protein, which gives rise to MPTLPDPDDLKDSNVVIYDGQCNFCRGQVNNLRRLDIGGKRLSFISLHDPRVKERYPDLSHDDLMAQMYVIDRDQNRYGGSDAVRFLSRQLPLLWPVMPILHIPGTAGLWRWGYHQIAKRRYKLAGKNCEDGVCKI
- a CDS encoding phosphoribosylformylglycinamidine synthase subunit PurQ; this translates as MSTQSVAPRVLVLRAPGTNCDEETAFAFEKAGAIAERVHVNRLIENPALKDRYQILCFPGGFSYGDDIAAGRILATRLREHLAGMVDSFVHGNGDRLVLGICNGMQVMMRLGVLTEGVSEDDQPPATLTWNNHGRFEDRWVHLAVDAKSPCVFTQGIEKMYLPMAHAEGKFVARDESALSRLRDAGRLAVRYTDESDAGVSDEVLPFPINPNGADANVAGVCDASGRVFGLMPHPERHIEATHHPFWTRRKEQPEHGDGLAMFQNAVQWFA